CGGCGCCTCAGCCTGAGCCTCTACTCCGATCCCTACGCGCACATGcactacgactgttcatccatacGCGCGCACCGTGCGTACGCTCTGGAGTACGTAGCGCGCAGGGAATTGTTCCGGCGACGGCCGGGGGCCACCAACCACGTGAATGCTCCCCGGCCCCCACACCgcgctcccctcccctcccctccctccccagCTATCACCTTCAAGCATCACACCTCCGTCCGTCCCCTTCACTTCACTAGCACCCAGGTTCGCCTCCCCGCCAACGTCGCTCTCGGCCCATCCGCCCGCCCCCCGCGCGCGTCTCCACTACCCCCTCCCTGCCAGATCGCCCGCTCCAGCCGCGCGCGGCGGCCGGCCGGCGGGCTAACCTCCAAGCCGCATGGACTCCCCGGGCACCGCCGGCCCTTCGTCCTCCTCCGCGGGCGACGCGCAGCAGCCGGTGGCGCTGGCGGTGGCgcccccgcagccgccgccgccgcagcagcagctGAGCAGGTACGAGTCGCAGAAGCGGCGGGACTGGAACACGTTCCTGCAGTACCTGCGCAACCACCGCCCCCCGCTGACGCTGGCGCGGTGCAGCGGCGCGCACGTCATCGAGTTCCTCAAGTACCTCGACCAGTTCGGCAAGACCAAGGTGCACGCGTCCGGCTGCGCGCACTACGGCCAGCCCAGCCCGCCCGCGCCCTGCCCCTGCCCGCTCCGCCAGGCCTGGGGCTCCCTCGACGCGCTCATCGGCCGCCTCCGCGCCGCCTACGAGGAGAGCGGCCACGCGCCCGAGTCCAACCCCTTCGCCGCGCGCGCCGTGCGGATCTACCTCCGCGAGGTCCGCGACGGCCAGGCCAAGGCCAGGGGCATACCCTACGAGAAGAAGAAGCGCAAGCGCACGCCGGCGCTCCCTGCCGGCGCTGCCGGGGAGGGGACGAGCTCGTCGTCGGCCGCCGCGGCTGTCCCGGGCCGCGGCGAAGGAGGAGAGCAAAGTGGCAGCGGCACCGCGGCGGCTTCACCGCTGCCGTCGCCCACCGGCGCCCAGGCGGAAGGGAGTAGCGTCACCGCTGCACCAAGCACCTCTCGAGTATAGTAGAATCGATCACCTCGCCGACAAGAGACCTCCCTCCTTGTCGTATTTGCTTCCCTACGTACGTGTCGGTAATGTATACATCGTTCGCGCTTAATTTGCAAGGTTTGAGCTATATTTCTCTTGCCATTTGATTTCACTGTCCTTCTCCCTTTTCTTGTTTAATTTTTCCTCGATCGAGTCCTTATGATTTTAGCTGCCGCCTAGGTCAGTGAGTAGCTGAGTAAGTATGTGCCAGTCGGCAAATGGTAATTGAGATTTGAATATTGGAGTTTTGGGAGCTGAACGATTGATCAGTGCTAGCTGATGTTTTGCTCATGTGCCAATGTCCCATACATACCCTCCGTGGTGACATAATTAACCGCAAGATTTGAGGTTAATTGGGTATTTAAGATCTTCCATTGCAAGGAACCTCTCCATTTTGTTTTGATTACCATGCATTGTTTTCTCTATAGTTCTTGGCAAACATTTGGACACTGCTACTGTGAGACGCTGTGCTGTGTACTGGCACATGCATTTTCACTTCAAGTTTGTGTTCCACATAACTGTGCAAATGGAGACATACGCAGGTGCCAATTAAAAGCTTGCATGAATGGTGCATGTACTCCTCTGGTGCACACATACAGTAGCCCAGCGTACGACCTCCTCAACCACATTACCATCAATCGAATCCCTTTCCAGAGAGAGTAGTAATCAGCATGCATGCATTTCTTAATTACATTAGCTGTAATTTAGGTTATTTTTACTTGATAAACTAGTCAAATTTGAACCTGTAAAATCTGATCTATAATTGGGACCGAATGCCCTGGATTTTGATCCGAGGGTACTGCTTGAAAGGAGTACTGAACTGAACTCAAGGCAGATCGATCTTCTCTGGTCCCCGGCCGGATGGGACACTGTAGACTCACTGATCTAGGCCCATGGCGGCGGCGACCACACGTGCGGGCGCGCTACCGGCCCACTGTTGCTCTCTCTCCAAAGATCTCGTCCCCCACTCCATCTTCGAGCTCCGACATGCGCGGCTGGccggccatgcatgcatgcatggctggTGCAATTTCCGTGAGCTTGGTTTCGCTATCCTTCCTcgtcttctattttttttctctatcttgtTACTCATTCGGAGTAGGACGACATCTCTCCAGACTGAGATTTTTTTTTTTTAATGGAGgaggaccccggcctctgcatctggaccgacgatgcatgcagccactttattaattattcacataaCTCCAGACTGAGATGATGAATACAATTCACAGATCCATCCCATTTTCATGAGAAAATATACGCCGCGGTCTTGGCTTGTGCTCTCCTCCTCTTGTCACACACTGCCTGATGTCGTTTCTCCTGCCTGCCTTTGAGTTCGAGCTCCCTTCCCGGTTCATTtttggccgcagccgccatgcTCGACCCCCTTTTTCTGAGgatagggagagggagagagagacagagaataAGAAAAGGAGATaggcaaagatgaagaacagtAGCTAGccttttcctctcctctcctctcactTTCTCGCGAAGGGACGCACGGCGTGTGTCGTGTGCAGTGCCCTGGATCGATCGCTAGGCGCGGGAAAAGGGATGATGCTAGTGAATCGCTAGCTAGAGCTCGCCTCGATCTCCATCGATCGTCTTTTGCATGGCCCCTCCTGGCATCATTTCATTTCATCTCATGGATCAGGCAGGCTGGCCCGGCCTCACGCTGACCGGCCGGCGTCCATCCGTCTGTGATCCGCCAAATCGATCGGCACTGTGGCTAAGCACTGTGCATCCACTTTGCCCATTTTTATACGACAACGTGACCCCACCGTGCAAACACTCCCTGAGCATAGACCACCGACTTCCCGCGTGCTCGCTTTCAATTCTCAAACTTCGACCCTTCACATAAATCAACCAATGGGGTAGACCAGGTTTTGGTTGCTAAAGGTAATTAAATGGTCCCTTTTTTTACCCATAGGGGTCGAGATTTGCGGTTATAGCACGGCTATCGCACAAAAGAAATCAAATGAATTGAATTCTAACCTGTCTTTTTGAGATTAAGATCATGAACCATTAACATAATGCAACTTCTTCCTTCTGCCCATAAGAAATAAACTTCATCTATTGGAGTGTCTGGTGAATGCGTCTAGTGGATGTTTCCTTCCATAGGCATGCATTTTTCCTATGTTTTTTCAGCTAGGGCCGCTTTTTATTTTTTATCACTGGTAAAAACATATTCTATTTTCGAGTATACATTTACGACTCTCGGAGTTCACCACCCTTAGCTACCTTTTACACTTCTATTTGGGCAGTCCTAGTGCACTACTATAACAATGATATTTAATACGCCATCTGTTTATAACGTAATAATtttttgcagttcaaattgaactgcaaaaacgtcttacatttattAATGAAGGTAGTAGATGTTTAGATATAGTGGTGCACTATATCCTAGTGTTGTATCTAAAACACCCCTCGTAATGTATTTTGTGAGAGAAACTTTATGGGATGTCCTGGTTTTGGTCTAAGGTAGTCTATATCTAGATTAAGATATAGTTGCTCTCTCTTTCCCCATTAAATAagttgccacatcagatttttacCTATCATGCAAAGATACAAGCATTGAGAGTCCCCTTCGAACTTGGACTTATATTATATCAGGGTTCATGTGAAATTGTTTGCTTGGTAAACCCATTTACCAAGTAGGACTAGGACGCGACAGTTAGTCGAATATGAGGAAATGAATTTTGAGTTTAACAGATAACAAAACATATACAACAGATAATAACCATACGAGGAAATGAATTTTGAGATTATCTCATTTGTCGGTAATAATGTCATTCACATGATGCAATTTAGAGTCATGCATGACTCTTAGACTCACCACACTTAGCTACTACTTAGAAACTTCTAttccaactcaatcatcttgataTTTCGCCTGGTAAACCATTTACCGAGGAGGGCTGAAAATCAAACACTTATATTTGTGTCTCTATAATTGACTGGTCCCCACTAGGAGCTAGATGGTACTTGGAGATTTAAAATTTCTTCATGAGGCATTCCCATGAAAACGCTATGTTGACTACTCTCTCGACATACTGCAATGATTCAAGCTGCGGGATCGTAAAATCTTGTGCTATTATCTCATTGGATTGCCTCTTCGCCATTCATATGAAATAGGCATAGGGAAGAATGTCGATATTGGCCCTCGTCAGAAATTACGGTCACAGAAAAATCCCTATCTCTAACAAGATTTTAggagtatttttttttcttttggaaaaTTGTGCGGTAAGCCTATTTTGGACCCGTGAGTGTGGTTGCCATTTGCCCCATTTTTTTCGAAATTCATCTACCCCATTGTTGTGGAAACCATATATCAACCAACTTTGAATACATGTTCACCCGCCATCTATGGTCCTTCGTATGTGACCAGTAATTTACATTGTTCCTGGttccttttgtcatttttgtacaTGTCACATACAATCATTATTAAATTCCAATTTTTACACACACACTTGTATCCATCTTCTACATGGATCATTTACGTAGGATTTTTTCACACATATATAGTGTATATTTTAGCCATATAAAACTATAGGCTGTAGATATCCACATATAGGTTTAGAAAATTCCTTTTACCCGGTCCTCCACCAGGGAGGCACTTTGTGGCACGCCGGGGTGGGGCCACCAACCTTTTCTTTCTTTTGGCTTTCGATTTTAATCTTTTATACCTTTTGAATCAAAAGTTGAAATTAGGTTCCGTTTGTATATTTGTGTTTCTTGTGACAAGAGCTTTCAAATAAGATCCAATTCGAATATGTTTTGACAAGTTTTTAAAATTTGTTTCAATTGTTGAAACTTGGTACGAGCGAGCGACAAAATCACAAAACATAGTACGAATAAACGAAAAACTTGTAAGTCAGTTTTCGCAAAAAAATAAAATTTGTAAGTTTCAGAATCTGAAACTTAAAATTTGATGTGCCCTCATATGAGATCTAACATCTTTGCCGATAGCGAGGCAATCAGATAGTCTGAGCACGGCTGGGCAGGTGCGTGCCCCTACGAGTTTTCCTCCTCTGTCACCTATGCTTCCATGCTACGGACAGCTGTGGATCGCCAAAATAGAGTCATTTTCATTGGCCTGACTCCTGAAGAAAATATGTTGTGAGAACGCCTTCTCTCCCTCCCGCTTCTGATCCCTACGTTCCGTTGCCGAAGCTTTGATGAACACTCTACAAAAGCAAAGAAATATGCTTTATTAACTTGGTGATGATGTGAGCAATGCAAGACAATATGCCTATTCGCCCTCGAGTACACGGTGACAACCACACACCATGCTTAGCCAGGTCATGAGCTACTCCTATATGCTATATAATTATGTTTTATTATTACACTTTGTCCTAATTAACATGCATGATGCACCCTTTGCTTAATTTTCTTTTAGTTTAGGCCCGTTGAGTTCATCTTACAGTAGCAAGCTAGCTAGGCACATAATCAAGAATGCCTCAGGCTAGCTTGGCTATAATAGCTAACCTGTGCTGTTGCTTGTGCTTTATTCGATCGGGAGCCGTGGTTGCAACGTCGGATCGGCCGGGCATCCTTTTGTAGTAGTAGGACTAGTATTTTTCTAGTTTTATTACTACTAGACGACGTAGTGGGTATACGGACGGGCCATATTGTTTTGGGTAGCGGCACAGGCATCATCGGATTCTCGATCTGTGATGATTGGGGCCGTGACGTTATTAAATTTTGCGCCCGTACGTACATTCGTTGCGCTGCAGGCACCCCGACCCGACCCCTCGTCGCTTTGTTCTTTCCTGTCCTAGGTACGTCGGTCGTGTTGACTGGTGACCGAGCACGCAGATGGCAACAAGACCTGGCTTAGTTAACCTCAAAGCCATTGATCCAAACCGTTTATTGCAGCTCCAACGCGGTGAGCCAAACGAATGCGCACTCTGTCCGCTTTTTATCGGTTTGGGTCAGCCATCCGCTCGTCATCCACCCTGTTTTTggtttgggtcggcagtgcgtctAACGCGCCCGCGGCTAGCTTGTTGTCGTTTTTAAGCCAATATACATACATTTTGCATAGTTTCACAAGCAACTAGTATACACAGATTGTGGGGCTGCCGAGGACTTGGTGATGTTTGAAAGCGGGTTGGGTGTCTCAAAGTAGtcattccaaagaaggaaatgccgCTCCCTTGGTTGCGATTTAACGTTGTAGTGCCCTGGGATCGAGCCTCGGAACAACGGTCGCTGCCTACTGAGGTGGTCGTGGACGACCAACACGGCAGCCACCTTCTCCTCATCGTCGTCGCAGAGGAAATTGTGGAAAAAAACTCATCGGCGGAGTCCATTTGTGACTTGGGGGTAAACTGTCGAAGAAGAGACGTGCGCCTCCCTGGACCAGGTAGCTGGTCTGGCGGCGTCAGGCGAAGGAGCTGGCCGGGGGCGCGGGGGGCGACTTCGTGCTCGCGGCGATGCCAGGGCGGGGGGAGGGGAGCTGCGGTGGCCCGACGGTgaggcgatggaggcggcggcaTGGGAGGTGGGGCGGTGTACGGGGAAGGTGTGTGGGTGCGGACTGCTGGCAGGGGCACCGGAACCtgggcgtcggcggcgacggggTGGGGCGGGCGAGGGCTTGTTGTCAATGGGAGTGAAAAAGAATGGCCTATGTGCCACCGGCTGGCGGGCCAGGGGGAGGAGTATGCGGGCGTCGCGCGCGTCCGCTTTGTGTCTGCGCCGACGCAAAAGAGGCCCAAATTTGGGCCAGGAATGCGTCATCGGGCGGATGAAAAGCGGACGTCTGTCCATTTGAATCGGTGCGTTGGGCCAATTTTTCTGTCCATGATGACCCATGTGAACACACGTGAACGGAATGGGTCGGCGCGTTAGAGTTGCTCTTACCAGTGTGGATGATGCGATGACAGGATTGCGCACATACACTATTTTCCGTTAGTTTGAGTTTTGGATGAGCTAACTATAGTGCATGTGACCCAGTAGTCGTAATTTAAAATCAAAAATTACAGTCCACTTTAAGTCCATGTTTAGACCAGAGAGCAACGCCAACCCGTGAATAGAGAGATGTATAATTAGGTTTATATGCCCAATCTTCTTGATCAACTTCGGTTTTTCTGACTGAGTTAGCCGGTGCATGTGATTCGAGTTATCGAGTATGTACTAAAATATGTTTGTCGACTTGTTATGTTTGTTCTATTACACTGATCCTTTGGATAATTAAAAAGGTAAAAGATTATACGCCTGAGTTATGGATCATGCAATTGACGCATCCAATCACGAACCAGCTCACCGAGTGTGGTGATTGAACTGATGCGTGTGTGCACCCACATACGCATGTGTAAATAAATAGCTTGTGGCCACTGCCCAGTAGTACTATGTCACTGGTGGTGGAACAAATAGGGAACTGCACGAGAGCTCGCCAATGTTTCCACATTCTACTGTTTTCTCCTTTTCAGAAGTCGCAGTTCTGTGCAGGGTGCACAGTACATAAGGTACTACTGTTTTTGTACTGCCGTACGTACGCGTGTGTAAGTGAGAGAACATGCATGCCGACGCTGCTGCAGGTAGAAGACACAGGCACGCTGCTTTTCGTACTTTTTTCTCTATATAAAGTCCAAACCATCTGCTGACCCACACCAATCATGATGATCCTTCTTCATTTCTTAGATCAAGtgtggatctggaaattttgggTCAGAACTACACTTGACTAAAGTCGGTCTTGTGGGGGAATATGTGTGGAACCTAGCTTCACTAATGTGTTTTCCGGTAAATATGAATGTTTCTTCTTTTGTAAATATTTTTTGTAACTTGGTGTTCAAAAAAATCTTGATTGCTATGATTATTAAAATTATTATACTACCAAAGCCACATGTTCTTGCTATTATGCCCGAAGTCGGTCTTGTGGGGGAATATGAGGGTGGATGTTTTTTTTCTGTAAATATGAATGTTTCTTTTGTGTGTGATATTTTGTAACCTTTTTCTGAATTTCATGGTGTTCTAGAAAAATCTTGATTGCCATGATTATTAGAATTCTCTTCTACTCGTTGATAAATTTACCACATTTATGTTTTttctgaacccccccccccccccccccccttccattcTTGATTTCTGTTTGCTAGGTTGCcacgtgtactccctccgttcaaaaatataagatgttctaacttttttctgaatcaGTATAGACACactttagtgtgt
This DNA window, taken from Triticum aestivum cultivar Chinese Spring chromosome 1D, IWGSC CS RefSeq v2.1, whole genome shotgun sequence, encodes the following:
- the LOC123182342 gene encoding protein G1-like7, with the translated sequence MDSPGTAGPSSSSAGDAQQPVALAVAPPQPPPPQQQLSRYESQKRRDWNTFLQYLRNHRPPLTLARCSGAHVIEFLKYLDQFGKTKVHASGCAHYGQPSPPAPCPCPLRQAWGSLDALIGRLRAAYEESGHAPESNPFAARAVRIYLREVRDGQAKARGIPYEKKKRKRTPALPAGAAGEGTSSSSAAAAVPGRGEGGEQSGSGTAAASPLPSPTGAQAEGSSVTAAPSTSRV